Genomic segment of Prochlorococcus marinus CUG1433:
GCTAAATTAGATCTTTTTAAAGAATTTTGTATCACATACAATAGAAATCCCATTTTAAAAGTTGCGGGATTAAACCCGCATAGTGGCGAAGAGGGAATTCTAGGTAATGAAGAAAAAGATTGGCTTAATGAAGCAGTGATTTCTTGGAATAAAAAAAATAGAGACATTAAATTACTAGGACCTTTATCGCCAGATAGTTGTTGGAATTCATCTGCAAAAGCTTGGAAAGATAAAACTTCTGAAAAACATGATGGGATTCTTGCTATGTATCACGATCAAGGTTTAATACCAATGAAGATTATTGCTCTTAATTACTCAGTCAATACCACAATAGGTTTACCTTTTATAAGAACATCTCCAGATCATGGAACAGGATTTGATATTGCTGGAAAAGGAATAGCTCAATCACAAAGCATGATTGAAGCTATAAAAACTGCTATAGAAATGACTAAAAATTCAAGATTATTTAACACGCATTAAAACTTGTCCAAATTCAACTGGCGTTCCATTTTCAACAAGAATTTCTACTATTTCTCCGTCGAATTCAGATTCAATTTCATTCATTAACTTCATCGCTTCCAAAATACAAATAGTTTGGCCGACTTTAACATTATTTCCTACTTCAACGAATGGCTCCTCACCAGGGGCTGCAGCCCTGTAAAATGTTCCAACCATAGGAGAAGTAATTTCAATGAGGCCAGAACGCCCAGGAGGGGCTACCTGGGATATTTCAGGCTCATTAACAATTGAGACATTGTCATTGATAGATTTTTGATTAGCAATAGTTTGCCTATCAATCGAAGTATTAGAAACTAAATTATTAGTAAATTGATTCTGATCATATAAATTCCGTTTTATTTCAAGTTTGAAATCTTCTCCCTCTAGTGAGAATTCTTGAATATCGCTTGTTGAGATTTTCTCTATTAAGCGATTTAGGTCTTCATGATCTAATTTCATAGCCATTAATTTTCACGTCCAAGATAACTGTCGTTACGAGTATCAACTTTAATCATTTCTCCAACAGAAATAAATAAAGGAACCATAACTTGAGCACCTGTTTCTAGAATAGCTGGTTTGGTGCCCCCACTAGCAGTATCACCTTTAACTCCAGGATCAGTCTCTGTAACTTTCAAAGTAATAGATATTGGAAGTTCGACTTCTAAAACTTTACCATTATGGAAAATTACATTAACCTCCATTCCCTCTTTCAAGTACTTTGCACCTTTACCGATTTGTTCAGAGGAAAGTCGTGTCTCTTCAAAACTTGTCATATCCATAAAAACATAATCTCCAGACTCCACATAAGTATGCTGGAGGTTAGACTTCTCAAGGATAGCCTGCTGTACTGATTCTCCGGCTCGAAAAGTTTTTTCAACCACGTTGCCGCTTTGAACTGATTTTAATTTTGTTCGCACAAAAGCAGAACCTTTACCAGGCTTGACATGTAGAAACTCTACAACACGCCAAACTTGTCCATCTAATTCGATGGTAGTGCCTGTGCGAAAATCGTTACTGGAAATCATTCCTGTATTACATCCCCAAGGATCATAAACCTGCAAGAGTGCTATGCAAAAATTCTTATCAAATCAGAACAAACTTTTTTTAATCTTATTAACGGTAATTTTACAAGTTTTTCTCTTGAAACCAATTCAAGTGCTAGCTGATTTACCTACCGGAAATGCAGTAAAAGACCCTAATGCAATCCTCAGAAACGCTCTCCCTATCAAGCAAGTTGAGTTACAAGAAATTCAACACAAATTAGAAGAGACTAGTGATCTTGTAAGAGGCGGAAGATGGCCCGCTCTTGCGAAAACTGTTACAAAATGTCAATCTTTACTAAAAAAATACCAAAGTAA
This window contains:
- the accB gene encoding acetyl-CoA carboxylase biotin carboxyl carrier protein — translated: MAMKLDHEDLNRLIEKISTSDIQEFSLEGEDFKLEIKRNLYDQNQFTNNLVSNTSIDRQTIANQKSINDNVSIVNEPEISQVAPPGRSGLIEITSPMVGTFYRAAAPGEEPFVEVGNNVKVGQTICILEAMKLMNEIESEFDGEIVEILVENGTPVEFGQVLMRVK
- the efp gene encoding elongation factor P — protein: MISSNDFRTGTTIELDGQVWRVVEFLHVKPGKGSAFVRTKLKSVQSGNVVEKTFRAGESVQQAILEKSNLQHTYVESGDYVFMDMTSFEETRLSSEQIGKGAKYLKEGMEVNVIFHNGKVLEVELPISITLKVTETDPGVKGDTASGGTKPAILETGAQVMVPLFISVGEMIKVDTRNDSYLGREN